TTGAGTTTAGATTCCATTATCAATCTTGTGGAAGAAAGTAAACAGAACTAATTATGGTTCAAGCTAAAATTATTGGGTGAGCGTCTATTACTATTCTTCTGTTTATAAGGAAAAATCATAATAACTTAATCAAAGGAATATCTGCAAAATTATGAACTTGAACATAGTTTTTGAATTGAGTTCTGGGAGGTATGAAATTTAATGAATGACAATAAAGCGGTATATCCATTAACTCATCCTCAAATAAGGATTTGGTATATTGAACAACAATATCCGCATACTTCAATTCATCATCTTGGTGGACTGGTAAAGATTTGTGGAGTGCCAGATCTATCGGTACTAGAGCAAGCCATTCAACTTTGCATTCAAAAAAATGAAGGTTTACGCTTGCAGATGATAGAGTTGAAAGGTCAACCGTATCAGAAAGTCGATCACCCAGTAAAGGGAAAATTTGACTACGTTGATTTCAGCACAAATCCTCATAGCGCTGAAGAAGAGTGTAAGAAATGGGTTAAAGAAAAAATGGCAAGCCCGTTTATTTTGCTAAACAGTCCATTATATTATTTTGCACTTTGTAAAGTAGCTGAAAATAAATACGGTTATTTAATTAAATTACATCACATTATTTCTGATGGTTGGACGATGAATATTCTGACCAAGCAAATATCAGAATATTACACACAACTTTTAAAGGATGAATCGATTGATCTTCAAGTTGAACATTCTTATTTAGCTTATATTGAGCAAGAACAAGCATATTTGACTTCTAAACGCTTTTCACAAAATAAGCAATTTTGGAAGGAACGATTTGATGATCTGCCTGAATCTTCTTATGAGAGGATAAGTGATGGAATAGCAGGTAAGCGTATGACATATGAGTTGAGCCCTGTACTTTCTACTAAATTGCGAGAGTATACGCAGCGTAATCGTTTCTCGATTAACGCTTTTTTTAATTCGTTAATGATGCTTTATATTCACAAGATGACACAGCAAACGGATATCATTATTGGTTCTCCTGTCCTAAATAGATCGGGACAAGCTGAACGAAAAATGATCGGGATGTTTACTAGTACAATGCCTTTTCGTTTGAAGTTAGATACAAAAGAAACACTCTTAAATGTAATACAAAAAGCTAATAAGGAACTTTTGTCCTGTTTTTTTAATCAAAAGTATCCTTTCGATTTGTTTGTACAGGATATTGAATTGCAAAAAAAAGGAAGAGACAGGCTATTTCATGTTTGTGTTAATTATTACAGTACTAATCTTGTTAATACGTTGGCGGGGATTCCATTGGAAAATAAGGAAGTACACAATGGAAATCAACTTTATTCGCTACAAATGGTCATAAAAGAATGGTCAGACCAAAATGTAATTACGCTTCATTATGATTATAAAATTGATGACTACCGAGATAAAGAAATCGATAGAATGCATCGTTATATGATGTATTTGATGGAGCAGATAATTAGCAATGATGAAATTACTGTTTCTGAAGTTTCTCTATTATCACCAAAAGAAGAACAGCATTTGCTTTATGAGTGGAATAATCCGGAGTATGATAATGTTGAATACGGGACTATTCAACAATACTTTGAGGAACAAGTTGCTAAAACACCTGATCATATTGCTTTAATATTTGAAGAGAAGCAAATAACCTATAGGGAATTAAATGAAAAATCTAATCAATTAGCCCGTTTATTAAGAAGTAAAAATGTAGCCAATGATTGTCCAGTAGCAATACTGGGCAATCATTCTCCAGAAATAATCATTGCAATGTTAGCTGTTTTAAAGGCAGGAAGCTGTTATTTACCAATAGATCCAAAATATCCAGTAGATCGGATTCAGTACATTCTGAATGATGCTAACGTAGCTATACTTTTAACGGATGATTGTTATGAGCCAGAATTGAAATACCAAGGTGAAGTCATTCGTATTGATGAAGGAAATAATTATGTAGGTGATAGGAGTAATTTGAATTCAATTAATAATTCGAATGATTTAGCCTATATTATTTATACGTCAGGTTCTACAGGTAAACCTAAAGGCGTTATGGTTCATCATGAGGGAGTACTAAACTATATTTTCTGGGCTAGTGAACAATATATACATTCACAAAACGAAACGTTTGCATTTTATTCTTCTATAGCATTTGATTTGACGGTCACATCTATTTTCACGCCATTGTTAAATGGAAATTCTATCGTTATTTATGAAAGTAATAATCAAGAATTTATACTTGAGCGTATTTTACAGGATAACCGTACTCATATCATTAAAATGACTCCTGGCCATTTATCTTTATTAGCAAAGTTGAATGTTGATAAATCGGCCATTCGATGTATTATAGTCGGGGGAGAAGAATTAAAAACAAATGTATCTAGCCAAATTTACGATGCATTTAGAGGTCAGGTTGATATTTACAATGAGTATGGCCCAACCGAAACTGTTGTTGGCTGCATGATTCATCGATATGACAGACAACAGGATATTAATGTCTCAGTACCAATAGGGCGTCCAATAAAGAATATACAAATTTATTTATTAGATCAAAACATGAAATTAGTTCCACCAGGTGCATGTGGTGAAATATACATTTCTGGGATGGGAGTTGCTCGAGGGTACTTGGGTCGTGAGACATTGACGGAAGAAAGGTTTCTTCCTAGTCCATTTAAAGAAGGATCAAAAGTTTATAAAACAGGTGATTTGGGAAGATTGCTGGAAAATGAAACAATCGAATATTTGGGCAGAATTGATCAACAAGTAAAAATAAATGGTTACCGGATCGAGACAGGCGAAATAGAGCATTACTTATTAGCTAACGATAAAATATCTGAAGCAGCAGTTATCGCTATTCATGAAGGAGGGGATACTGCTTATTTAACTGCTTTCATCGTACCTAAAATAGATATTTTTATTATCGAGATTCGAAGTTACTTAGCTGAATTATTACCATATTATATGCTCCCGTCTGTGTACAAATTTATAAAAAATATTCCATTGAATAAAAATGGGAAAGTAGATAAATTTGTATTAAATGAAAAAATCAAAATGGATACGATAATAGATGAAGATGGTCGTAATGATACTGAGCTTACAATTTGTAATATTTACAAAGAAGTATTGAATATTAGCAAGGTTAGCATCCATGATCATTTTTATCGTATGGGCGGAGATTCTATCAAAGCAATTCAAGTTACCTCAAAGCTTCGAGAGTTGAACTATCAGGTAAAAGTTCA
Above is a window of Paenibacillus uliginis N3/975 DNA encoding:
- a CDS encoding non-ribosomal peptide synthetase, which gives rise to MNDNKAVYPLTHPQIRIWYIEQQYPHTSIHHLGGLVKICGVPDLSVLEQAIQLCIQKNEGLRLQMIELKGQPYQKVDHPVKGKFDYVDFSTNPHSAEEECKKWVKEKMASPFILLNSPLYYFALCKVAENKYGYLIKLHHIISDGWTMNILTKQISEYYTQLLKDESIDLQVEHSYLAYIEQEQAYLTSKRFSQNKQFWKERFDDLPESSYERISDGIAGKRMTYELSPVLSTKLREYTQRNRFSINAFFNSLMMLYIHKMTQQTDIIIGSPVLNRSGQAERKMIGMFTSTMPFRLKLDTKETLLNVIQKANKELLSCFFNQKYPFDLFVQDIELQKKGRDRLFHVCVNYYSTNLVNTLAGIPLENKEVHNGNQLYSLQMVIKEWSDQNVITLHYDYKIDDYRDKEIDRMHRYMMYLMEQIISNDEITVSEVSLLSPKEEQHLLYEWNNPEYDNVEYGTIQQYFEEQVAKTPDHIALIFEEKQITYRELNEKSNQLARLLRSKNVANDCPVAILGNHSPEIIIAMLAVLKAGSCYLPIDPKYPVDRIQYILNDANVAILLTDDCYEPELKYQGEVIRIDEGNNYVGDRSNLNSINNSNDLAYIIYTSGSTGKPKGVMVHHEGVLNYIFWASEQYIHSQNETFAFYSSIAFDLTVTSIFTPLLNGNSIVIYESNNQEFILERILQDNRTHIIKMTPGHLSLLAKLNVDKSAIRCIIVGGEELKTNVSSQIYDAFRGQVDIYNEYGPTETVVGCMIHRYDRQQDINVSVPIGRPIKNIQIYLLDQNMKLVPPGACGEIYISGMGVARGYLGRETLTEERFLPSPFKEGSKVYKTGDLGRLLENETIEYLGRIDQQVKINGYRIETGEIEHYLLANDKISEAAVIAIHEGGDTAYLTAFIVPKIDIFIIEIRSYLAELLPYYMLPSVYKFIKNIPLNKNGKVDKFVLNEKIKMDTIIDEDGRNDTELTICNIYKEVLNISKVSIHDHFYRMGGDSIKAIQVTSKLRELNYQVKVQDIMTYPTISELAMKLKEGGEFMVPQETCEGEVGPLPIVSWFFEQKFQNVHHWNQSVFLKIKKMLDVQMLECILVKLVQHHDSLRLNYDSQSESLYYNQKHWIPTEMVYHYDLSRYNVAEQQTLIKSIGKKLKASMNIESSILFKAGLIDCGSDRGLYLLLTAHHLVIDAISWRILLEDFARLYVQLAENQALILPLKTHSIQRWSECMNSFKENEGMVDLAYWNKETEIDFSLTTTTLNQDEYPAVKETISQSLTIPETETLLTTANIAYNTKPQELLVTALVQTLAQFTNIDEILIELEGHGRENLDSNVDITRTVGWFTSIYPVHFKWKEQALDKQIVSTKEKLRNIPRNGIGYGALKYLTTTISQPQNKRVRFNYLGQFEQNTYENVFEISDASLTGEDIAVENEMTAMIDIVALVLEKELRIAVTYSNHQFDLNEMTGFATLFANNLKLLVKYCNGKEIQGYTPSDFDAVDLSQEELEMLFE